One window of Medicago truncatula cultivar Jemalong A17 chromosome 2, MtrunA17r5.0-ANR, whole genome shotgun sequence genomic DNA carries:
- the LOC25487682 gene encoding mucin-1, whose protein sequence is MVFFCLADFKYHKGSDSVLEVNKQDYDSCNTKNPIHERDSGHSTFLLDKSGPFYFISGKVSNCLKGEKLHLVVLSPHHGKGHQGPSSSPFVAPVHSPATSPAWIAPTPSATRWNAPSPSAIGWNAPTHSPSQSPAWKAPSPSATSKTAPTQSPVWNAPSPSATGWTAPAHSPTQSPTWSASSPSATGWTTPTHSPTQSPAWHAPSPSATGWTAPAHSPTKSSGWNAPTPSATGWTAPTHSPAQSSAWNAPTPSPANIHAPTPSPTDEDAPKPSDIDNDSPAPSPGHSGSRRLSGFVGVSVVVALVLGSFAF, encoded by the coding sequence ATGGTGTTTTTTTGTCTTGCAGATTTCAAGTATCATAAAGGATCCGATTCAGTGTTGGAAGTAAACAAACAAGATTATGATTCATGCAACACCAAGAATCCAATCCACGAGAGGGACAGTGGACATTCAACTTTCCTATTGGACAAATCAGGTCCCTTTTACTTCATCAGTGGAAAAGTTTCAAATTGTCTAAAGGGCGAAAAGTTGCATCTTGTTGTTTTGTCTCCACACCATGGCAAAGGACATCAAGGTCCATCATCATCACCTTTCGTTGCACCGGTACACTCCCCAGCAACGTCTCCAGCATGGATTGCTCCGACACCAAGTGCTACTAGATGGAATGCTCCTTCACCAAGTGCTATCGGTTGGAATGCTCCAACACACTCCCCATCACAATCACCTGCTTGGAAGGCTCCTTCACCAAGTGCTACCAGCAAGACTGCTCCAACACAATCACCGGTTTGGAATGCTCCTTCACCAAGTGCTACCGGCTGGACTGCTCCCGCACACTCCCCAACACAATCACCGACTTGGAGTGCTTCTTCACCAAGTGCTACCGGTTGGACTACTCCGACACACTCTCCAACACAATCACCGGCTTGGCATGCTCCTTCACCAAGTGCTACCGGTTGGACTGCTCCTGCACATTCTCCAACAAAATCATCGGGTTGGAATGCTCCGACACCAAGTGCTACCGGTTGGACTGCCCCTACACATTCTCCAGCACAATCATCAGCTTGGAATGCTCCGACACCAAGTCCTGCCAACATACATGCTCCGACTCCAAGTCCAACCGACGAAGATGCTCCAAAACCAAGTGATATTGACAATGACTCTCCAGCTCCATCTCCTGGTCATTCGGGTTCTAGGAGGTTGAGTGGTTTTGTTGGTGTGAGTGTTGTGGTGGCTTTGGTCTTAGGAAGCTTTGCTTTTTAG